The following are from one region of the Candidatus Cloacimonadota bacterium genome:
- a CDS encoding HlyD family efflux transporter periplasmic adaptor subunit, with translation MDREIPLKERLRKRLRVVPYIFILIVVLVLGKLWLDHHLKVAVVHKKDIVTAIVQRGKMEGSFIAEAVVTPLSSYRVEAMTGGRIEATFFQPGDYVERGQTILRLSNDDLKLNLLAQEAAVTDQVNNLNNARILNNQSLLSQRLKVAEARNSLVREQRMYEQKNQLRSQGFISEEEFLLAEEDFQIADTRYRYLVEEARTDSLFREQQLVQLDSAVKQLQLSLQQIRNRINELDVKAPMSGQITEMDLKLGQIIATGSLLAVIEDDSRYYLKGSVDQYYLGRLSEGSQARIRYDGEDILLTVSKVHPRLVNDKVQVDITGKLPNGMKSGQSVALEIITESLEDVLYLPQGQYLSDGGGHWVYVLGEDGKIAERRYVSMGFRNIREVEILGGLSAGERVITSSYKTMKDKELVRIKEAK, from the coding sequence ATGGATAGAGAAATTCCGCTAAAGGAACGACTACGCAAACGGCTTAGAGTAGTTCCCTATATTTTTATACTGATTGTCGTGCTGGTGCTGGGGAAACTGTGGCTTGATCATCACCTTAAGGTTGCCGTTGTTCACAAGAAAGACATTGTTACTGCGATAGTACAACGAGGTAAGATGGAGGGTTCTTTCATTGCAGAGGCAGTAGTGACGCCGCTTAGCTCATACAGGGTGGAAGCAATGACAGGAGGTAGAATAGAGGCTACATTCTTTCAGCCTGGAGACTATGTGGAAAGAGGGCAAACAATCCTGCGACTGAGTAATGATGATCTAAAGCTTAATCTTCTGGCGCAAGAAGCAGCAGTGACGGATCAGGTAAACAACCTCAACAATGCCCGCATTCTGAACAATCAAAGCCTGTTGAGTCAGCGGTTGAAAGTAGCTGAAGCCCGCAACAGCCTGGTCAGAGAACAACGTATGTATGAACAAAAGAATCAGCTAAGAAGCCAGGGATTTATCTCCGAAGAAGAGTTTCTTTTGGCGGAAGAAGACTTCCAAATTGCAGATACCAGATATAGATATCTGGTGGAAGAAGCACGTACGGATTCACTGTTCAGAGAACAGCAACTTGTACAATTGGATAGTGCCGTGAAACAACTGCAACTTAGTCTGCAGCAGATTCGCAATCGTATCAATGAACTGGATGTGAAGGCTCCAATGAGCGGTCAGATCACCGAGATGGATTTGAAGCTAGGACAGATCATCGCTACGGGAAGCCTGCTGGCCGTAATTGAAGATGACAGCCGCTATTATCTGAAAGGAAGCGTGGATCAATACTATTTGGGCAGACTGTCGGAGGGCTCGCAAGCCAGAATCCGCTACGATGGCGAGGACATTCTGCTCACCGTATCCAAAGTGCATCCCCGTTTGGTAAACGACAAGGTCCAAGTGGATATCACTGGGAAGCTTCCCAATGGCATGAAATCCGGACAGTCGGTAGCCCTCGAGATAATCACTGAAAGCCTGGAAGATGTGCTGTATCTGCCTCAAGGGCAATATCTAAGTGATGGGGGAGGGCACTGGGTATATGTACTGGGCGAAGATGGAAAGATAGCAGAACGCCGCTATGTAAGTATGGGTTTCCGAAATATCCGCGAAGTGGAGATATTGGGCGGTTTATCCGCAGGCGAAAGAGTGATCACATCATCCTATAAGACCATGAAAGACAAGGAACTAGTCCGGATCAAGGAGGCCAAATGA